GGGCGACGGTGGCGGCGGCGAGCGCGCTCCGTCTCTTGCTTCGGGACATGCAAGACATGCGGGACATCCAGGGAACTCCCGTCGGGGGATCAGTCGGTGGAGTCGAGGAACGCGCCCACGACCCGGAGGTAGAGCTCCTCCTCCTCGACGTGCGGCATGTGGCTGGAGTGCTCGAAGAAGTGCCAGCGCACGTCGGGGATGTGGTCGGCGAAGGGCTTGACGGTCTCGGGAGTCGCCTCGTCGTACCGCCCGGACACCAGCAGGGTCGGCACGTCGATCAGGTGCAGCCGGTCGATGACCGACCAGTTCTTCAGGGTGCCGACGACATGGAACTCGTTCGGGCCGTTCATCGTGTGGTACACGGTCGGATCGGCCTCGATGTTGTCCCAAGTGGCCTGGATCTCGGGTGGGTTGGGGACCAGGCGGCATACGTGGCGCTCGTTGAAGACCTGCTCGGCCGCCCGGTAGTCGGGGTGGTCGGTGGTCCCGGCCGCCTCATGGGCGAGCAGGGTCCGCTGGACCTCCGGTGGAAGCTCGGCACGCAACTCCTTCGCCGCCGCCAGCCACAGCTCCATGGAGGCGGGGGAGTCGGCGATGACCAGGCCGCGCAGCCCGGATGGGCGGCGTACGGCATGTTCGGCGGCGAGCATGCCGCCCCAGGACTGGCCGAGGATGTGGTAGGCGTCGGCGATGCCCAGTGCCTTCAGGAGCGTGTCGAGTTCGTCGAGGAAGAGCTGGACGGTCCAGAAGTCGGCGCCCTTGCCGGGCAGATGGGTGGACAGTCCGGTGCCGAGTTGGTCGTAGTGCACCACGGCGCGACCCTGCCCTGCGATGCCCGCGATGCTCAGCGTGTAGTTGTGTCCGGCGCCGGGTCCGCCGTGCAGGACGACCAAGGGTGTCCTGCCCGGTTCGCCCGTGATCCGGTACCAGGTGGACCAGCCGTTGAAGTCGACGGTTCCGGTGTGGTTCGGTTCGGGGATCGCCACGGGGAAGCCTCCCAGACCGGCCGGAATGAATGCCGACCTCTGTCGTAAACCAGTTGGGTGTGACGGATGGATGAGATAGTGATTGGGCAAAAGGTCAGCGCACAAGACCTTTTGGTGGGGCCGGGGCAAGACGTAACGGCGTGTTCACGTGGCCCCCGCTCGTTTACAAAAGAGGCGCTCGAAGGGGAGGACAGCTGACATCCGCACCTGAGTCACCCGAACCGGGGGACGAGTTCTCCCGCGTACTCGACCGTGTCCTGCTCGGCGGTACGCCGTCGTCGTCGCTGCGCCCGGTGCGCGTGGCCTCGGCGGTCGACGAGGTCTCCGACCGGCTGCTCACCGCGATCGCCGTCGGAGACTTCCTGCCGGGCGAACGGCTGCCGGTCGAACGCGAGCTGACCCGACTCCTGCGGGTGAGCCGCCCCACCGTCCGCGAGGCCGTCGGACGCCTGCAGACCCTGGGGGTCATCGAGATCCGTCGGGGCCGCAACGGGGGTGCCTTCGTACGCGACAGCTGGACCGAGTCCTCGGGGGCCGCGGTCCGCCGCACGCTGCTGCCCCGGTGGGAGGAGTTCGAGCAGCTCTTCGATCTGCGCGGGCTGGTGGAAGGCATGGTGGCCGCGACGGCCGCCCGACGCCGACGACCCGAGGACCTCGAACCCATGCGTGAGGCCCTGGCCGCGCACCTGTCCGCAAGCACTCCCCGAGAGGAACAGGCCGCCGACAGCGCGTTCCACCGGAGCATCTGCGCGGCCACCCACAATCCGCAGATCGCCCTGCTCAGCCGGGAGCTGCTGACCCGGATCAGCCTCGGCTTCCCGATCGAGCCGTGGGGCAAGGGCGAGCGGTCCCACTTCCACCGGGCCGGCGAAGGTCACACGGCCCTGTACGAGGCCATCGCGGCGGGCGAGCCCCAGCGAGCGGAGGAAATCGCCCGGGACCACTTCCTCATCAGCGCCGACATGATCCGCGACGTACTGGCGCGTGTGCGGGCCGCGGAACCGTCCTGAGGGATGGAACAGCCGCCCGGCACCGACCAGTGCCGGGCGGCTGCGCCGTGAGCGATCTGCTCAGAAAGTGGTCAGTTCGTAGAAGCCCCTGCCGAACGTCGCGGCCACCAGACGGTGGTGTCCCGCGTCGTACTCGATGTCGTCGACCGGCACCTGCGGCATGCCGCGTCCGAGGCGCAGCCAGCGGCCGCCGCCCGTGACGCTGGTGAACACGCCCTGGTCGGTGGCGAGGTACAGCAGGCCGCCCCGCGCGACGACCAGGTCGTTGACGGGCGCCGCCGGGAGGTTGCCCGACAGGTTCCGCCAGTGCCTGCCTGCGTCGGTGCTGCCGTAGACGTGGGGGAGGGGCGAGCCGGAGCGGTAGGCGGAGTGGGTGGTCCAGACCCGGTTCGGGTTCTTCGGGTCCACCACCACACGGGTCACCCAGGGGCGCCCCTCGGCCAGCTTCGTCCAGGTCGCCCCGAGGTTCTTGGTGACCCAGACGCGGCCGTCGTCGGTGCCGGCGTACACGGTGCGTCCGTCGCCGGCCGGGGCGATGGAGGTGATGGTGCCGTAGTTGGCGTAGAGGGGATCGGAGCCCGGGCCGCCGGAGAGGTCGGGGCTGATGGGCTGCCAGGTCTCGCCGCCGTCCGTGGAGCGGTTGACGACCTCCGAGCCGTAGTAGAGGACCTTCGGGTCGCGCGGGTCGAAGACCACCG
The nucleotide sequence above comes from Streptomyces sp. NL15-2K. Encoded proteins:
- a CDS encoding FCD domain-containing protein translates to MRVASAVDEVSDRLLTAIAVGDFLPGERLPVERELTRLLRVSRPTVREAVGRLQTLGVIEIRRGRNGGAFVRDSWTESSGAAVRRTLLPRWEEFEQLFDLRGLVEGMVAATAARRRRPEDLEPMREALAAHLSASTPREEQAADSAFHRSICAATHNPQIALLSRELLTRISLGFPIEPWGKGERSHFHRAGEGHTALYEAIAAGEPQRAEEIARDHFLISADMIRDVLARVRAAEPS
- a CDS encoding proline iminopeptidase-family hydrolase, translated to MAIPEPNHTGTVDFNGWSTWYRITGEPGRTPLVVLHGGPGAGHNYTLSIAGIAGQGRAVVHYDQLGTGLSTHLPGKGADFWTVQLFLDELDTLLKALGIADAYHILGQSWGGMLAAEHAVRRPSGLRGLVIADSPASMELWLAAAKELRAELPPEVQRTLLAHEAAGTTDHPDYRAAEQVFNERHVCRLVPNPPEIQATWDNIEADPTVYHTMNGPNEFHVVGTLKNWSVIDRLHLIDVPTLLVSGRYDEATPETVKPFADHIPDVRWHFFEHSSHMPHVEEEELYLRVVGAFLDSTD